A portion of the Lolium rigidum isolate FL_2022 chromosome 1, APGP_CSIRO_Lrig_0.1, whole genome shotgun sequence genome contains these proteins:
- the LOC124671441 gene encoding serine/arginine-rich splicing factor SC35-like, with amino-acid sequence MSHFGRSGPPDIRDTFSLLVLNISFRTTADDLHPLFDRYGKVVDVFIPRDRRTGDSRGFAFVRYKYADEAQKAVDRLDGRNVDGRNIMVQFAKYGPNAEPIRKGRVIEEVEKSGDRSRSRSPRARHRDGRRDRDHKRRSRSRSRERHGRDRDRDRRRHSRSPSRSLSPDYKNRRRTRDDHKRRSKSRSRSRSGSYHSASPTRRGASPRKSPAPRRSPTPHSRSPAPRSRSPAPRSRSPAPRSRSPKQRSRSPAPHSRSPKSRNRSLTPHSRSPTPPKSPLDESSRKQTNGKGSPPSRSVSLSPRRASSRSPGSDGKE; translated from the exons atgtCGCACTTCGGGAGGTCGGGCCCGCCGGACATCCgcgacaccttctcgctcctcgtcctCAACATCAGCTTCC GAACAACGGCTGACGACCTACACCCGCTCTTCGACCGCTACGGCAAGGTCGTGGACGTCTTCATTCCGCGGGATCGGAG GACTGGGGACTCTAGGGGTTTCGCCTTCGTGCGGTACAAGTACGCTGATGAGGCTCAGAAGGCTGTAGATCGGCTTGATG GGCGTAATGTGGATGGCAGGAACATCATGGTGCAGTTTGCCAAGTATGGCCCTAATGCGGAGCCAAT CCGTAAAGGAAGGGTCATTGAGGAAGTTGAGAAATCTGGTGACAGGTCAAGAAGCCGTAGCCCTAGGGCAAG GCACAGAGATGGCCGTAGAGACAGGGATCATAAGAGGCGTAGTCGCAGCAGGAGCAGAGAAAGGCATGGGCGTGATAGGGATAGAGATCGTCGTCGTCACAGCCGAAGCCCAAGCCGGAGTTTAAGCCCTGACTATAAAAACCGTCGTAGAACAAGGGATGATCATAAGCGCAGGAGCAAGAGCAGGAGCAGAAGTCGAAGCGGCTCATACCATAG tgcttcaCCTACTCGCCGCGGTGCTAGTCCTCGCAAGAGCCCAGCACCTCGCAGGAGCCCAACTCCACACAGCAGAAGCCCAGCACCACGCAGCAGGAGCCCAGCACCACGCAGCAGGAGCCCAGCACCACGCAGCAGGAGCCCAAAACAACGCAGCAGGAGCCCAGCACCACACAGCAGGAGCCCAAAATCACGCAACAGGAGCCTAACACCACATAGCAGGAGTCCAACACCACCCAAGAGCCCCTTAGATGAAAGTTCCAGAAAGCAGACAAATGGAAAAGGTTCACCTCCCTCACGCAGTGTTTCACTATCACCACGGCGTGCTAGCTCTCGTAGCCCAGGCAGCGATGGCAAG GAGTGA